The following proteins come from a genomic window of Blattabacterium cuenoti:
- the guaB gene encoding IMP dehydrogenase: MSLNKKILKEALTFDDVLLVPSYSSILPSEVSLKTSLTLDITMNIPILSAAMDTVTESSLAISIAREGGIGIIHKNMNIENQSEEVYRVKRSESGMIDDPITLSRNSTLRYAQYLMKKFKISGLPVIEKDYSLVGIITRRDIKYRTDLDSLVEEVMTKEKLITSKKNITLEKAKDILLKERIEKLPIVDDFHKLVGLITIRDIDNLIEYPNACKDSRGRLRVGAAVGTDKKTIERVESLVKIGVDIIAIDSAHGHSSKVLKTIKLIRNSFPKITLLTGNVVTMEGAKDLINAGASVLKVGIGSGSICTTRVIAGVGMPQITAINDVYEYAKKRNVSVISDGGIRYSGDVVKAIASGASSVMIGSLFAGTDEAPGEEVIFQGRKFKTYVGMGSLIAMKRGSKDRYFQFNEKSVPEGIEAIVPYKGKMKDVIYQICGGLRSGMGYCGVSSITELMETGKFVRITNSGLKENHPHSVNITKESPNYFNYSQ, translated from the coding sequence ATGTCTTTAAATAAAAAGATTTTAAAAGAGGCTCTTACTTTTGATGATGTTTTGCTTGTTCCTTCTTATTCTTCAATTCTTCCATCGGAAGTTTCTCTTAAAACATCTCTGACACTTGATATTACTATGAACATTCCTATATTAAGTGCGGCTATGGATACAGTAACAGAATCTTCTTTAGCTATCTCTATAGCTAGAGAAGGAGGAATCGGAATTATTCATAAAAATATGAATATAGAAAATCAATCAGAAGAGGTTTACAGAGTCAAAAGAAGTGAAAGTGGAATGATAGATGATCCTATTACTCTTTCTAGAAATTCAACATTAAGATATGCACAATATCTTATGAAAAAATTTAAAATTTCTGGATTACCTGTTATAGAAAAAGATTATTCATTAGTAGGAATTATCACCAGGAGAGATATAAAATATCGTACAGATTTAGATTCTTTAGTTGAAGAAGTAATGACAAAAGAAAAGTTAATTACATCCAAAAAAAATATAACTTTAGAAAAAGCTAAAGATATTTTATTGAAAGAAAGAATAGAAAAATTGCCTATTGTAGATGATTTTCATAAGTTAGTAGGATTAATCACAATTAGAGATATTGATAATTTGATTGAATATCCTAATGCTTGTAAAGATTCTAGAGGTCGTTTACGTGTAGGTGCAGCTGTTGGAACAGATAAAAAAACCATAGAAAGAGTAGAATCATTGGTAAAAATAGGAGTAGATATTATAGCTATAGATTCGGCACATGGTCATTCATCTAAAGTATTAAAAACCATAAAATTAATCAGAAATTCTTTTCCAAAAATAACATTATTAACAGGAAATGTAGTGACAATGGAAGGAGCTAAAGATTTGATAAATGCTGGGGCTTCCGTTTTAAAAGTAGGAATTGGGTCTGGATCTATCTGTACAACAAGAGTCATAGCTGGAGTAGGGATGCCACAAATCACAGCCATTAATGATGTATATGAATATGCTAAAAAAAGAAATGTTAGCGTTATTTCTGATGGAGGAATTAGATATTCAGGAGATGTGGTTAAAGCGATTGCTTCTGGAGCTAGTTCTGTTATGATTGGAAGTTTATTTGCTGGAACAGATGAAGCTCCAGGAGAAGAAGTAATTTTTCAAGGAAGAAAGTTTAAAACTTATGTAGGAATGGGATCATTAATAGCTATGAAAAGAGGAAGTAAAGATCGCTATTTTCAATTTAATGAAAAATCTGTTCCGGAAGGAATAGAAGCTATAGTCCCCTACAAAGGAAAAATGAAAGATGTAATTTATCAAATTTGTGGAGGATTGCGTTCCGGAATGGGATATTGTGGTGTTTCCTCTATTACAGAGCTTATGGAAACAGGTAAATTTGTAAGAATTACTAACTCAGGATTAAAAGAAAACCATCCACACAGTGTAAATATTACTAAAGAGTCCCCTAATTATTTTAATTATAGTCAATAA
- the rplS gene encoding 50S ribosomal protein L19, giving the protein MFQNIIKYTENQFLSKNHFPLFHSGDTITVFFEIKEGEKNRIQSFKGVVIKKQGKGLTKSFTLRKISAGIGIERIFIFHQPNIRKIEVNKKGKVRRSKIYYFRTLKGKKARVKS; this is encoded by the coding sequence ATGTTTCAAAATATTATAAAATATACGGAAAATCAATTTTTATCTAAAAATCATTTTCCATTGTTTCATTCAGGAGATACAATCACTGTTTTTTTCGAAATTAAAGAAGGAGAAAAAAACAGAATTCAATCTTTTAAAGGAGTGGTAATCAAAAAACAAGGTAAAGGATTAACAAAATCATTCACTCTTCGTAAAATAAGTGCAGGAATAGGAATAGAACGTATATTTATTTTCCATCAACCTAATATACGGAAAATAGAGGTGAATAAAAAAGGTAAAGTGAGAAGATCAAAGATTTATTATTTTAGGACTCTAAAAGGTAAAAAGGCAAGAGTCAAAAGCTGA
- the glmM gene encoding phosphoglucosamine mutase, with protein sequence MTLVKSSSGIRGTLGGKVGKGFSPIDLIQFAAGYVFWMKKKHKNKKKFVLILGRDGRVSSILFQKFLIITFQSLGVDVINIGLSTTPTVGIAVMNEKADGGVMLTASHNPKNWNGLKMFNSYGEFLSEKDFEKMLYIAEKKYFNFSSYKKLGHLFYKENYIHKHIEKILSLSIIDKKIIQKAQLKIVIDGINSTGGIAVPILLKSLGVHVVKMYCDPHGDFVHNPEPIEKNLREICKKVPDLKANLGISVDPDVDRVVFICENGDFFGEEYTLVSIADYILENQLGPIVSTLSSSHALKDLSIKKGVPYYSTPVGEIHVVKKMKEVHAVIGGEGNGGIIYPKFRYGRDALIGIALFLTQVSKLDNIPLSKLKKRYSNYFMSKKKIRFFFHSHERYKRMEILLKTIKKRYKGKKMDFSDGIKIYFKSNEWIHIRKSNTENIIRIHTESPSKKRADFLSKKIRYEIKEL encoded by the coding sequence TTGACACTTGTAAAATCTTCATCTGGAATAAGAGGAACATTGGGAGGAAAAGTTGGAAAAGGTTTTTCTCCCATAGATCTCATTCAATTTGCTGCAGGATATGTTTTTTGGATGAAAAAAAAACATAAAAATAAAAAAAAATTTGTTTTAATATTGGGTAGGGATGGAAGAGTTTCTTCTATTTTATTTCAAAAATTTTTAATAATTACTTTTCAAAGTCTTGGAGTAGATGTAATAAACATAGGGTTATCTACAACTCCTACTGTTGGTATTGCTGTGATGAATGAAAAAGCTGATGGAGGAGTCATGTTAACGGCAAGTCATAATCCTAAAAATTGGAATGGATTAAAAATGTTTAATTCTTATGGAGAATTTTTATCTGAAAAAGATTTTGAAAAAATGTTATATATAGCAGAAAAAAAATATTTTAATTTTTCTTCATATAAAAAATTAGGTCATCTTTTTTATAAAGAAAATTATATTCATAAACATATAGAAAAGATTCTTTCATTATCTATTATAGATAAAAAAATTATTCAAAAAGCTCAATTAAAAATTGTGATAGATGGAATTAATTCTACAGGAGGAATAGCCGTTCCTATTTTGTTAAAATCTTTAGGGGTTCATGTTGTTAAAATGTATTGTGATCCTCATGGAGATTTTGTTCATAATCCTGAGCCTATTGAAAAAAACTTAAGAGAAATCTGTAAAAAAGTACCGGATTTAAAAGCAAATTTAGGAATATCCGTAGATCCTGATGTAGACCGTGTTGTGTTTATTTGCGAAAACGGAGATTTTTTTGGAGAAGAATATACTTTAGTATCCATAGCAGATTATATATTGGAAAATCAATTAGGACCTATCGTTTCTACTTTATCATCTTCTCATGCATTGAAAGATCTTTCTATCAAAAAAGGTGTTCCTTATTATTCAACTCCTGTCGGAGAAATCCATGTTGTAAAAAAAATGAAAGAAGTTCATGCTGTTATTGGAGGAGAAGGAAATGGAGGAATTATTTATCCTAAATTCCGTTATGGAAGAGATGCATTGATTGGAATTGCATTATTTTTAACTCAAGTATCTAAACTAGATAATATTCCATTATCTAAATTAAAAAAAAGATATTCCAATTATTTTATGTCTAAAAAAAAAATTCGATTTTTCTTTCATTCTCATGAACGATATAAACGGATGGAAATATTATTAAAAACAATAAAAAAAAGATATAAAGGAAAAAAAATGGATTTTAGTGATGGAATTAAAATTTATTTCAAATCTAATGAATGGATACATATCAGGAAATCAAATACTGAAAATATTATTAGAATACATACAGAAAGTCCTTCAAAAAAAAGAGCTGATTTTCTATCTAAAAAAATTAGATATGAAATAAAAGAATTATAA
- a CDS encoding ABC transporter permease, whose amino-acid sequence MNFEWFFSQKTVWEDCRKNQTLRTIVIITQTTIIFGLIISFLTFSIGFGFKEIIKDKLLNVRGQILIHKENSKTNSPFFYRIKKNCLLKKFFKSDLVKQIHGISEKNVIISTNKKIDRYIFKGLYEDYNPAFFQNFLITKNVFSKNFLCNQNVLVSKKVSLSLGLNVGSNIKIDFLSFDKKRNPIFFEKTFIISGLYETGIPEFDDVYIIGNIKSIQKIYGWKKNLVEKLEIFVSYENLKKEIFKKKPKEFLVQNIKSNHDLIKWINIFDVNIVVISLIIFTSVTINMIVFILILLLERIRTIGILKTLGAKNQVIHKIFLFYIVQILIPSLIIGNSIGITLLVLQKKFHLISLNKTQYFVDFVPIFINIFHLIIINLSIVFICFITIFFPSLFFIKKTHPIKVIEFE is encoded by the coding sequence TTGAATTTTGAATGGTTTTTTTCCCAAAAGACGGTTTGGGAGGATTGTAGAAAAAATCAAACTCTTAGAACAATAGTTATCATAACACAAACAACAATAATTTTCGGTTTGATTATATCTTTTTTAACTTTTTCTATAGGATTTGGATTTAAAGAAATTATAAAAGATAAACTATTAAATGTTAGAGGACAGATTCTTATTCATAAGGAAAATTCAAAAACAAATTCTCCTTTTTTTTATAGAATAAAAAAAAATTGTTTATTGAAAAAGTTTTTCAAATCTGATTTAGTTAAACAAATTCATGGAATTTCTGAAAAAAATGTGATTATTTCTACCAATAAAAAAATAGACAGATATATATTTAAAGGATTATATGAAGATTATAATCCTGCTTTTTTTCAAAATTTTTTAATAACAAAAAATGTTTTTTCAAAAAATTTTTTATGTAATCAAAATGTTCTTGTATCTAAAAAAGTATCCTTATCATTAGGATTAAATGTTGGATCAAATATTAAAATAGATTTTTTATCTTTTGATAAAAAAAGAAATCCTATTTTTTTTGAAAAAACATTTATAATTTCTGGTTTATATGAAACTGGAATACCAGAATTTGATGATGTATATATTATTGGAAATATAAAATCTATTCAGAAAATTTACGGATGGAAAAAAAATTTAGTAGAAAAATTGGAAATTTTTGTTTCTTATGAGAATCTAAAAAAAGAAATTTTTAAGAAAAAACCTAAAGAATTTTTAGTTCAAAATATTAAAAGTAATCATGATCTCATCAAATGGATAAATATTTTTGATGTAAATATTGTTGTTATTAGTCTGATTATATTTACATCTGTGACTATTAATATGATTGTATTTATTCTGATTCTTCTTTTAGAAAGAATTAGAACGATAGGTATTTTAAAAACTTTAGGAGCTAAAAATCAAGTCATACATAAAATATTTTTGTTTTATATCGTACAAATATTGATCCCTTCATTAATTATAGGAAATAGCATTGGAATCACTTTATTGGTATTGCAAAAAAAATTTCATTTAATCTCATTAAACAAAACACAATATTTTGTTGATTTTGTTCCTATTTTCATTAATATTTTCCATTTGATCATTATCAATTTATCTATTGTTTTTATTTGTTTTATAACAATATTTTTTCCTTCTTTATTTTTTATTAAAAAAACCCATCCCATAAAAGTGATAGAATTTGAATAA
- the dnaB gene encoding replicative DNA helicase, translating to MSNIIQEETNQFRFKNLKGGKIPPQALDLEEAIIGAIMIDKKGLDEVIDILFPEIFYKKEHQEIFFAIQKLYHNSKPIDIYTVLNELRKIGKLESVGGELYLIELTQKVISSAHIEYHSRIVVQKFILRKLISISSHIIQKCYEESTDVFDLLDHAESKLFEIHQKYLIEKKYETTQCLIQKAIEKIKKTEKEGLSGIPSGFHKLDYITSGWQNSDLIILASRPGMGKTTFMLSMVKNIVVNQKIPIIIFSLEMSSIQLITRLISSETGISSEKIKKANLSQLDWKRLLHKTKNLKNVPLFIDDTPSLSIFSLRAKCRRLISQHGIKLIFIDYMQLMGIHDHGSKLQNREQEISVISRSLKSIAKELDIPIIALSQLSRAVETRGGNKRPVLSDLRESGAIEQDADIVLFIYRPEYYGFKIWDSDENNDSCIGQAEIIIAKHRNGGLDKFRLKFISDQAQFVNLEEKKHVSLVWEEDYKKNVIDQKDFFMSSSYDDFEDHTLSESNFNNEIDFNDENSLKKEI from the coding sequence ATGAGTAATATTATACAGGAAGAAACCAATCAATTTCGTTTCAAAAACTTAAAAGGTGGAAAAATTCCTCCTCAAGCATTAGATTTAGAAGAAGCCATAATAGGAGCTATTATGATTGATAAAAAAGGATTAGATGAAGTTATTGATATACTTTTTCCTGAAATTTTTTATAAGAAGGAACATCAAGAAATATTTTTTGCAATACAAAAATTATATCATAATTCTAAACCTATAGATATATACACTGTTTTAAATGAACTTAGAAAAATCGGAAAATTGGAATCAGTAGGAGGAGAATTATATTTAATTGAATTAACACAAAAAGTTATTTCTTCTGCACATATAGAGTATCATAGCCGTATAGTAGTACAAAAATTTATTCTAAGAAAATTAATCAGTATATCTTCTCATATTATACAAAAATGTTATGAGGAAAGTACAGATGTTTTTGATCTTTTAGATCATGCAGAATCAAAACTTTTTGAAATTCATCAAAAATATTTAATAGAAAAAAAATATGAAACCACTCAATGTCTTATACAAAAAGCTATTGAAAAAATTAAAAAAACAGAAAAAGAAGGATTAAGTGGAATTCCTTCTGGATTTCATAAACTGGATTATATTACTTCTGGATGGCAGAATTCTGACTTAATCATATTAGCTTCCAGACCTGGAATGGGTAAAACCACTTTTATGTTATCTATGGTTAAGAATATAGTTGTAAACCAAAAAATTCCAATTATAATTTTTTCATTAGAAATGTCTTCAATTCAATTAATTACAAGGTTGATCTCTTCAGAAACTGGCATTTCTTCAGAAAAAATTAAAAAAGCAAATTTATCTCAATTAGATTGGAAACGATTGTTACATAAGACAAAAAATTTAAAAAATGTTCCTTTATTTATAGATGATACTCCTTCTTTATCTATATTTAGTTTACGTGCAAAATGTCGTCGTTTGATATCTCAACATGGAATTAAATTAATCTTCATAGATTATATGCAATTGATGGGTATACATGATCATGGTTCTAAATTACAAAATAGAGAGCAAGAAATATCGGTTATTTCTAGAAGTCTGAAATCTATAGCGAAAGAACTGGACATTCCAATAATAGCTTTATCTCAACTCTCTCGAGCAGTAGAAACAAGAGGAGGAAATAAACGTCCTGTATTATCTGATTTACGGGAATCAGGAGCGATTGAACAAGATGCAGATATAGTTTTGTTTATTTACAGACCTGAATATTATGGATTTAAAATTTGGGATTCGGATGAAAATAATGATTCCTGTATAGGTCAAGCAGAAATTATAATTGCTAAACATAGAAATGGAGGATTAGATAAATTTCGTTTAAAATTTATAAGTGATCAAGCTCAATTTGTAAACTTAGAAGAAAAAAAACATGTTTCATTAGTTTGGGAAGAAGATTACAAAAAAAATGTTATTGATCAAAAAGATTTTTTTATGTCTTCTTCTTATGATGATTTTGAAGATCATACGTTATCAGAATCTAATTTTAATAATGAAATAGATTTTAACGATGAAAATTCTTTGAAAAAAGAAATTTAG
- a CDS encoding acetyl-CoA carboxylase carboxyltransferase subunit alpha: protein MEYLDFEKPIQEIQDQYVNCVLIEKKSGINMKEICNQLQLKLEKTIKKLHSNLTPWQRVQLSRHPNRPYTLDYIHSITKEDSFIELHGDRHFGDDKAIVGGFGKIEDHTFMLIGTQKGKNTKDRQYRRFGMPNPEGYRKALRLMKLAEKFEKPVITFIDTPGAFPGVEAEERGQGEAIGKNIYEMMCLKVPIIVLIIGEGASGGALGIGIGDKVSMMENSWFSVISPESCSTILWGSRDHKEKSAEALKLTAENMHKLNLIDNVIKEPLGGAHFCPKKAYKLVKKQIVEHYKQLSKINIEFLLKQRKNKYISIGFFDE, encoded by the coding sequence ATGGAATATTTAGATTTTGAAAAACCGATCCAAGAAATTCAGGATCAATATGTGAATTGTGTACTAATAGAAAAAAAAAGTGGGATCAATATGAAAGAAATTTGCAATCAATTGCAATTAAAATTGGAAAAAACTATTAAAAAATTACACAGTAATCTTACACCTTGGCAAAGAGTACAATTATCTAGACATCCAAATAGACCTTATACTTTAGATTATATACATTCCATAACAAAAGAAGATTCTTTTATTGAATTACATGGAGATCGTCATTTTGGTGATGATAAGGCTATAGTAGGAGGATTTGGAAAAATAGAGGATCATACTTTTATGCTAATTGGAACTCAAAAAGGAAAGAATACTAAGGATAGACAGTATAGAAGATTTGGAATGCCTAATCCAGAAGGATATAGAAAAGCTTTGCGTCTTATGAAATTAGCAGAAAAATTTGAAAAACCTGTTATTACTTTTATTGATACACCAGGAGCTTTTCCTGGAGTTGAAGCAGAAGAAAGGGGGCAAGGAGAAGCCATAGGTAAAAATATTTATGAAATGATGTGTTTAAAAGTTCCCATTATTGTTTTAATTATAGGAGAGGGTGCTAGTGGAGGAGCTTTGGGTATTGGAATAGGAGATAAGGTTTCCATGATGGAGAATTCTTGGTTTTCTGTAATTTCTCCGGAAAGTTGTTCTACCATACTTTGGGGAAGTCGAGATCATAAAGAAAAATCAGCAGAAGCATTGAAATTAACAGCAGAAAATATGCATAAATTAAATCTTATAGATAATGTCATAAAAGAACCTTTAGGTGGAGCTCATTTTTGTCCTAAAAAAGCTTATAAACTTGTCAAAAAACAAATTGTTGAACATTATAAGCAATTATCTAAAATTAATATAGAATTTCTTCTTAAGCAAAGAAAAAATAAGTATATTTCTATTGGTTTTTTCGATGAATAA
- a CDS encoding succinate dehydrogenase/fumarate reductase iron-sulfur subunit, whose translation MNFKLKIWRQKNSEEKGFFKTYQIYNISSNSSFLEMLDILNNQIILCKKKDSSPISFDHDCREGICGMCSLYINGRAHGPDSLITTCQLHMRHFHDGETIYVEPWRAKPFPIIKDLIVDRSSFDRIIISGGYISVNTFGKTIDGNMIPISKDQADKAFDAATCIGCGACVAVCKNRSAMLFVSAKVSQFALLPQGKIERKKRVVNMIKKMDEEGFGSCTNTKRCEVECPKGISTEYISFINREYIQSFTI comes from the coding sequence ATGAATTTTAAGTTAAAAATATGGAGACAAAAAAATAGTGAGGAAAAGGGGTTTTTTAAAACTTATCAAATCTATAATATATCTTCTAATAGTTCATTTTTAGAAATGTTAGATATTCTAAACAATCAGATCATCTTATGTAAAAAAAAAGATTCTTCTCCTATATCATTTGATCATGATTGTCGTGAAGGAATTTGTGGAATGTGTTCTCTATATATTAATGGGAGAGCACATGGTCCAGATAGTTTAATTACTACTTGTCAACTTCATATGCGTCATTTTCATGATGGAGAAACTATATATGTAGAGCCTTGGAGGGCTAAACCTTTTCCTATAATTAAAGATCTTATTGTAGATAGATCATCTTTTGATAGAATTATTATATCAGGTGGATATATTTCTGTAAATACATTTGGAAAAACAATAGATGGAAATATGATTCCAATTTCAAAGGATCAAGCAGATAAAGCTTTTGATGCGGCTACATGTATTGGTTGTGGTGCATGTGTAGCTGTATGTAAAAATAGATCGGCAATGTTATTTGTTTCAGCAAAAGTTTCACAATTTGCTTTATTACCGCAAGGAAAAATAGAGAGAAAAAAAAGAGTTGTGAATATGATAAAAAAAATGGATGAAGAAGGATTTGGAAGTTGTACTAACACTAAAAGATGTGAAGTTGAATGTCCAAAAGGGATCTCCACAGAATATATTTCTTTTATAAATCGTGAATATATTCAATCATTTACTATTTAA
- a CDS encoding fumarate reductase/succinate dehydrogenase flavoprotein subunit: MKDSFKFHSKIPVSSLTHKWIDYKSTLKLVSPNNRSNIEIIVVGTGLAGGAAAASLSELGYRVKAFCYQDSPRRAHSVAAQGGINASKNYKGDNDSIYQLFYDTIKGGDYRSREANVYRLAEISSNIIDQCVAQGVPFARDYAGYLETRSFGGTKVSRTFYAKGQTGQQLLLACYSSMARQIGKGRIKMYNRHEMLDLVTVDGIAKGIIARNLISGEIEKHAAHAIVIASGGYGNIFFLSTNAMGSNASAIWKVHKKGGFFANPCYTQIHPTCIPIHGNYQSKLTLMSESLRNDGRIWVPNKLEDAVFLRNGSKKPEDISEENRDYYLERRYPSFGNLVPRDVASRAAKERCDKGFGIENNENKEGVFLDFSFSIEKYGKEKANELGIQRSNSLDKKKLGKEIMESKYGNLFHMYEKITNEDPYKTPMKIYPAVHYTMGGLWVDYNLMTSIPGCYVIGEANFSDHGANRLGASALMQGLADGYFILPYTIADYLSKCITEKISTKHIAFQKSETNVKNRIQKLIQNNGNMPADFFHKKLGNIMWKYVGMSRNHVGLYKAIKNIQELRYEFWKNVFVPGYIDDGLNSELEKAGRVADFLELGELMAMDALNRKESCGSHFREEYQTKEGEALRDDVHYKYVSIWEYRDNHPISDEIMHKEDLNFTFVKVQSRSYK; the protein is encoded by the coding sequence ATGAAAGATTCCTTTAAATTTCATTCGAAAATTCCAGTCAGTTCGTTAACTCATAAATGGATAGATTATAAATCTACTTTAAAATTAGTATCTCCTAACAACAGATCTAATATAGAAATTATTGTTGTTGGAACAGGACTTGCTGGAGGGGCAGCTGCCGCTTCTTTATCAGAATTAGGATATAGAGTAAAAGCTTTTTGTTACCAAGATTCTCCAAGAAGAGCACATTCTGTAGCGGCACAAGGTGGAATTAATGCATCTAAAAATTATAAAGGAGACAACGATTCGATTTATCAATTATTTTATGACACAATTAAAGGTGGAGATTATAGATCTAGGGAAGCAAATGTTTATCGTTTAGCAGAAATTTCTTCAAACATCATAGATCAATGTGTAGCCCAAGGAGTTCCATTTGCTCGTGATTATGCAGGATACTTGGAAACCAGATCTTTTGGAGGAACAAAAGTTTCTAGAACCTTTTATGCAAAGGGACAAACAGGACAACAGCTTTTATTAGCATGCTATTCTTCTATGGCTAGACAAATCGGAAAAGGAAGAATAAAGATGTATAATCGTCATGAAATGTTAGATTTAGTAACTGTGGATGGGATTGCTAAAGGGATTATTGCAAGAAATCTAATTTCCGGAGAAATAGAAAAACATGCAGCACATGCTATAGTTATAGCTTCAGGAGGGTACGGAAATATATTTTTTTTATCTACCAATGCAATGGGATCTAATGCAAGTGCTATATGGAAAGTTCATAAAAAAGGAGGATTTTTTGCTAATCCTTGTTACACTCAAATACATCCCACTTGTATTCCTATACATGGAAATTATCAATCTAAATTAACATTAATGTCTGAATCATTAAGAAATGATGGAAGAATATGGGTTCCCAATAAATTAGAAGATGCTGTATTCTTACGAAATGGTTCTAAAAAACCTGAGGATATAAGTGAAGAAAATAGAGATTATTATCTTGAAAGACGCTATCCTTCGTTTGGAAATCTTGTTCCAAGAGATGTTGCATCTAGAGCTGCGAAAGAACGTTGTGATAAAGGATTTGGAATAGAAAATAATGAGAACAAAGAAGGCGTATTTTTAGATTTTAGTTTTTCTATAGAAAAATATGGAAAAGAAAAAGCAAATGAACTTGGAATTCAACGATCCAATTCATTGGATAAAAAAAAATTAGGAAAAGAAATAATGGAATCTAAATATGGAAATTTATTTCATATGTATGAAAAAATTACCAATGAAGATCCTTACAAAACTCCTATGAAAATTTATCCAGCAGTCCATTATACAATGGGAGGTTTATGGGTTGATTATAATTTAATGACTTCTATTCCTGGATGTTATGTTATAGGAGAAGCTAATTTTTCTGATCATGGAGCAAATCGACTAGGAGCTTCTGCATTAATGCAGGGATTAGCTGATGGCTATTTTATTTTACCATATACTATAGCGGATTACTTATCTAAATGTATCACAGAAAAAATATCTACAAAACATATAGCTTTTCAAAAATCAGAAACAAATGTAAAAAATAGAATTCAAAAACTTATTCAAAATAATGGAAATATGCCTGCTGATTTCTTTCATAAAAAACTTGGAAATATTATGTGGAAATATGTAGGAATGAGTAGAAATCATGTAGGGTTATATAAAGCTATAAAAAATATACAAGAACTTCGATATGAATTTTGGAAAAATGTTTTTGTTCCCGGATATATTGATGATGGATTAAACTCTGAATTAGAAAAAGCTGGACGTGTAGCGGATTTTTTAGAATTAGGAGAATTAATGGCTATGGATGCTTTAAATAGAAAAGAATCTTGTGGAAGTCATTTTCGTGAAGAGTATCAAACAAAAGAAGGAGAAGCTCTTCGTGATGATGTTCATTATAAATATGTTTCTATATGGGAATACAGGGATAATCATCCTATAAGTGATGAAATTATGCATAAAGAAGATTTAAATTTTACTTTTGTAAAAGTACAGTCACGTTCTTATAAATAA
- a CDS encoding succinate dehydrogenase cytochrome b subunit produces MNHSNFLQSSIGKKVVMATTGVFLMIFLLLHLSVNLFLFSGEKAFNEAVFFMRQNIFIRIMEYVLAIGFVIHILLGIKLHLENKKRKGEIDYAVNSYSTSSFSSRTMVYTGILILCFLILHLINFMIPMKYSNHFHSISDYHIVVSLFKNPVYTFIYVFSFFILGIHLNHGFQSSFQSLGLSNEKRWFWIQKFGFLYLWLICSGFSLIAIWFFFNDH; encoded by the coding sequence GTGAATCATTCCAATTTTCTTCAATCTTCTATTGGAAAGAAAGTGGTCATGGCGACTACAGGAGTTTTTTTAATGATTTTTTTGTTATTGCATTTGAGTGTAAATTTATTTCTTTTTTCAGGAGAAAAAGCTTTTAACGAAGCTGTTTTTTTTATGAGACAAAATATATTTATTCGAATAATGGAATATGTTCTTGCCATAGGTTTTGTAATTCATATTTTATTAGGAATTAAACTACATTTAGAAAATAAAAAAAGAAAGGGGGAAATTGATTATGCTGTGAATTCTTATTCTACTAGTTCATTTAGTAGTCGTACAATGGTATATACAGGAATTTTAATTTTATGTTTTTTAATTTTACATCTTATCAATTTCATGATCCCCATGAAATATTCAAATCATTTTCATTCAATTTCTGATTATCATATAGTTGTTTCTTTATTCAAAAATCCTGTTTATACATTTATATATGTATTTTCATTTTTTATTTTAGGCATTCATTTAAATCATGGATTTCAATCTTCTTTTCAATCTTTGGGTTTATCCAATGAAAAAAGATGGTTTTGGATCCAAAAATTTGGATTTTTATATTTATGGTTGATTTGTTCTGGTTTTTCTCTTATTGCTATTTGGTTTTTTTTTAATGATCACTAA